One stretch of Podospora bellae-mahoneyi strain CBS 112042 chromosome 2, whole genome shotgun sequence DNA includes these proteins:
- a CDS encoding hypothetical protein (EggNog:ENOG503P98G) → MDPYSMQPSAKRQRANTVDDDAGSDANQHANPQYYQTYQYSQAPAYSQAPQYAQAQPQQAQTQYYQSSQYAQNPQYRQTSQDLTGFGYPRASPYQAAQYAQAAQYSQYPQYMHASQASQTSIYAAQYSQQVHQAQQAHQAHQAQQAQQAQQVQQAQQAQQAQYVQQLRQAHHAQQVHQAQQVHQAQQAQQQAQQAQQQAQQAQQQAQQAQQAEQQARQAQQVRQAQQAQQAQRAQQAQQAQQASQSPHTSQAAHNSPASGAPTESRTPLTFQALLQDRASRTPQEDSRGPGSHLTLDDVSPMLPRSTEAELSKIITSLDLLAAQKFLVVAAQMHPDIGYMIADYGKTSDQPVPPAPTKEPVKLSVETVVYEQDYDVNNEYDDERDDEDDNQRNAQGTSLNFDHLAEEAHYILNVKYDRLNARQQYDRSGDAAESLERCVVKILNQVKKNPDYGTKLSGVTNLWKIIWYLLTSPGALAHEIKKDSQDWDQQFVKLHKFMSKDDMERLKVQDVDGKRWPEKAKELADEADAYGLFEEIREVLDLLQM, encoded by the exons ATGGATCCCTATTCAATGCAGCCATCCGCCAAACGGCAGCGTGCTAACACAGTTGATGACGATGCTGGGTCAGACGCCAATCAGCACGCT AACCCTCAATACTACCAAACATATCAATATTCTCAAGCACCGGCCTACTCACAGGCACCTCAGTATGCCCAAGCTCAGCCTCAACAGGCTCAAACCCAGTACTACCAGTCTTCCCAATATGCCCAGAACCCACAGTACCGTCAAACCTCACAAGACTTGACAGGGTTTGGGTACCCTCGGGCGTCCCCGTACCAGGCTGCACAGTACGCCCAGGCTGCACAGTATTCCCAGTACCCTCAGTACATGCACGCTTCGCAGGCCTCGCAGACTTCTATCTACGCCGCTCAGTATAGTCAACAGGTGCATCAGGCTCAGCAAGCCCATCAGGCCCATCAGGCTCAGCAGGCACAACAAGCTCAGCAGGTGCAACAGGCacagcaggctcagcaggcTCAGTATGTTCAACAGCTtcggcaagctcatcatGCTCAACAGgttcaccaagctcaacaggttcaccaagctcaacaagcccAGCAACAGGCTCAACAAGCCCAGCAACAGGCTCAACAAGCCCAGCAACAGGCTCAACAAGCCCAGCAAGCTGAGCAACAGGCTCGACAGGCGCAACAGGTCCGACAGGCGCAACAGGCCCAGCAAGCCCAGCGggctcaacaagctcagcaGGCTCAACAGGCATCCCAATCTCCGCACACTTCACAGGCTGCTCATAATTCACCAGCGTCTGGAGCTCCGACGGAATCGCGGACGCCCCTGACCTTCCAGGCCCTCCTTCAAGACAGGGCCTCTCGCACCCCTCAAGAAGATTCCCGGGGTCCCGGTAGTCATCTAACTCTGGACGACGTCAGCCCCATGTTGCCTAGGTccaccgaggccgagctcAGCAAAATAATCACCAgtcttgaccttcttgcgGCCCAAAagtttcttgttgttgcggcCCAAATGCATCCGGATATCGGTTACATGATTGCCGATTATGGCAAGACGAGTGACCAACCAGTACCGCCGGCCCCAACCAAAGAACCAGTCAAGCTTTCAGTGGAAACCGTAGTCTATGAGCAGGATTATGATGTAAACAACGAGTACGACGACGAAcgcgatgacgaagacgacaacCAGCGCAACGCCCAGGGCACCTCCCTGAACTTTGATCATCTGGCTGAAGAAGCCCACTACATCCTCAACGTCAAGTACGACCGTTTGAACGCACGCCAGCAATATGATCGGTCAGGCGACGCGGCTGAAAGCCTAGAACGATGTGTTGTCAAGATCCTCAACCAGGTCAAGAAGAATCCCGACTATGGCACCAAGCTCAGTGGGGTGACAAACCTCTGGAAGATAATCTGGTATCTTCTTACTTCGCCAGGCGCGTTGGCTCATGAGATTAAGAAGGACAGCCAGGACTGGGATCAGCAATTCGTGAAGCTTCACAAGTTTATGAGCAAAGACGACATGGAGAGGCTCAAGGTCCAGGACGTGGACGGGAAGAGGTGGCCtgagaaggcgaaggagtTGGCGGACGAGGCGGATGCTTATGGTCTCTTTGAGGAGATaagggaggtgttggatctGCTGCAGATGTGA